A section of the Cydia splendana chromosome 1, ilCydSple1.2, whole genome shotgun sequence genome encodes:
- the LOC134794149 gene encoding uncharacterized protein CG5902 produces MSSACCGTKKQKLNNSYNGIDRPLNGYQESVAIPDMCYFCFDVLYCQLHSMDPPQTPNFTNDAYPLFVTWKIGKEHRLRGCIGTFNAMHLHSGLREYAITSALKDSRFSPISREEVPRLTVSVSILQHFEEAEHYLDWKLGKHGIRIEFISERGSKRTATYLPQVATEQGWDQIQTIDSLLRKGGYKAAITGEMRRSIKLTRYQSEEISASYGDYISQRC; encoded by the exons ATGTCTTCAGCGTGTTGTGGTACTAAGAAGCAGAAGTTGAACAATTCTTATAATGGTATAGATCGACCTTTAAATGGGTACCAAGAATCAGTGGCTATTCCTGATATGTGTTACTTTTGTTTCGATGTTTTGTATTGTCAGCTGCATAGTATGGACCCTCCACAAACGCCAAATTTTACCAATGATGCCTA CCCTTTGTTTGTAACCTGGAAGATCGGGAAGGAGCATCGGCTGCGAGGCTGCATTGGGACATTCAATGCCATGCATTTGCATTCtg GCCTCCGTGAGTACGCGATAACCAGCGCCCTCAAGGACTCCCGCTTCTCGCCCATCTCTCGCGAGGAAGTCCCCCGTCTCACGGTGTCCGTGTCCATCCTGCAGCACTTTGAGGAGGCTGAGCATTACCTGGACTGGAAGCTGGGGAAGCATGGCATCAGGATCGAGTTCATCAGTGAACGGGGGTCGAAGCGGACCGCTACTTACTTACCACAAGTTGCTACTGAGCAAG GTTGGGACCAAATCCAAACAATCGACTCGTTGCTCCGCAAAGGTGGCTACAAGGCTGCCATCACCGGTGAGATGAGACGCAGCATCAAGCTGACTCGCTACCAATCCGAGGAGATCTCTGCCTCCTACGGCGACTACATCAGCCAGCGCTGCTAG